A window from Luteibacter flocculans encodes these proteins:
- a CDS encoding cytochrome b — protein sequence MSREDTFHPFARVLHWLMAIAILAMLFIGAGMVSTLSTKHTWLLAIHKPLGITIFVLALIRLGFRLTHPAPPLPADLPVWQKLAAHGSHVMLYALMIAMPLIGWGMLSAGDYPVTLGAGIRLPQILPANPALFAWLREAHRYLAWLFFLTFLAHMGAALMHGLIRRDGVLRSMTGGRQLD from the coding sequence ATGAGCCGCGAAGACACGTTCCACCCGTTCGCCCGCGTGCTGCACTGGCTGATGGCGATCGCCATTCTCGCTATGCTCTTCATCGGCGCGGGCATGGTCAGCACGCTGTCGACGAAACACACGTGGTTGCTGGCGATCCACAAGCCGCTTGGGATTACCATCTTCGTGCTCGCGCTGATTCGCCTCGGTTTCCGCCTGACCCATCCGGCGCCGCCGCTGCCTGCCGATCTTCCCGTATGGCAGAAACTGGCCGCGCATGGGTCGCACGTGATGTTGTACGCGCTGATGATCGCCATGCCGTTGATCGGCTGGGGCATGTTGTCCGCAGGCGATTACCCGGTGACGCTGGGCGCAGGCATTCGCCTGCCGCAGATTCTGCCGGCGAATCCCGCGTTGTTCGCGTGGCTTCGCGAAGCGCATCGCTACCTGGCGTGGCTGTTCTTTCTCACCTTCCTCGCGCACATGGGCGCCGCGCTGATGCACGGCCTGATCCGCAGGGATGGCGTGCTGCGTTCGATGACCGGAGGCAGGCAGCTCGATTGA
- a CDS encoding aminopeptidase — protein sequence MRLAFAVCLVLIAGCRSIGYYAHVTHGQVALLRARRPIDTVLTDPATPERTRQRLEQAREARRFASRALDLPDNRSYTYYVALDRSWVAWNVFATPELSVSPITHCFPIAGCVAYRGYFRKDLADREAAREAILGRDVSIGEVPAYSTLGWFADPILSSMLRWDDDDLAGTIFHELAHQKIYVKDDTSFNESFASFVEREGLREWRQSRHQPPPDERSDALERSFTQQVLALREQLTAIYATSQPDDAKRVAKAEAFEDFRGRYLAWRDSDAAGDHRYDRWMARPLNNATLLPFGLYDTWVPSFAAIFDESGRSWPAFFARVKTLSRLSPAERTRELTRLGPPATSANTTP from the coding sequence ATGCGCCTCGCCTTCGCCGTCTGTCTCGTACTCATCGCCGGTTGCCGCTCGATCGGCTACTACGCCCATGTCACCCATGGTCAGGTCGCTTTGCTTAGAGCGCGGCGACCCATCGACACGGTGCTGACCGATCCGGCCACACCGGAGCGGACCCGTCAACGGCTCGAACAGGCCCGCGAAGCGCGTCGTTTCGCTTCGCGGGCGCTCGATCTGCCGGACAACCGCAGCTACACCTATTACGTAGCCCTGGATCGGTCCTGGGTGGCGTGGAACGTGTTCGCCACGCCCGAGTTGTCGGTATCGCCGATCACCCACTGTTTTCCCATCGCGGGCTGCGTCGCCTATCGCGGGTATTTCCGCAAGGATCTCGCCGACCGGGAGGCGGCACGTGAGGCAATACTCGGTCGTGACGTCTCCATCGGCGAGGTGCCGGCGTATTCGACGCTGGGCTGGTTTGCCGATCCCATCCTGAGCAGCATGCTGCGCTGGGACGACGACGATCTCGCTGGCACGATCTTCCACGAACTGGCGCACCAGAAGATCTACGTGAAGGACGATACGTCGTTCAACGAATCGTTCGCGAGCTTCGTGGAACGCGAGGGCCTGCGCGAGTGGCGGCAATCGCGCCATCAGCCGCCGCCCGACGAGCGGAGCGACGCACTGGAGCGCTCCTTCACGCAGCAGGTGCTAGCCCTGCGCGAACAGCTGACGGCGATCTATGCGACCAGCCAACCGGATGACGCCAAGCGCGTCGCCAAGGCAGAAGCATTCGAGGATTTCCGTGGACGTTATCTGGCCTGGCGCGACAGCGATGCCGCTGGCGACCATCGCTACGACCGCTGGATGGCGCGGCCGCTGAACAACGCGACCCTGCTGCCATTCGGGCTGTACGACACGTGGGTGCCGTCGTTCGCAGCGATCTTTGACGAGTCGGGTCGCTCATGGCCTGCGTTTTTCGCGCGGGTGAAGACCCTTTCCCGGCTTTCGCCAGCGGAGCGGACGCGCGAGCTGACGCGTCTCGGACCACCCGCCACGTCGGCTAACACGACGCCATAG
- a CDS encoding c-type cytochrome, producing the protein MRSLPPLLGIVLFALARIAPAATLTLDTGGGPRTLTTEALLGRADAQDILIPDDVAYHRAMRYRAVPLKALLTGVAPDAHLQFVALDGFSAEIPASLVFEGHGAEAWLAIEPPGKPWPPLAKGKPTAGPFYVVWQRPADGHVGPEQWPYQVASIQVRADPAARFPAMRPAPDLPANAPARRGFAVFQRNCITCHTLNGQGDAKLGPDLNIPHSPTEYLRTDMLRTLIRNPQDLRHWPLAKMPGFDRATLSDADLDDLIAYLTHMAGRKAAPAPATPPKP; encoded by the coding sequence GTGCGCTCCCTTCCCCCTCTCCTCGGCATCGTTCTCTTCGCCCTTGCCCGCATCGCTCCGGCTGCCACGCTCACCCTCGACACGGGCGGCGGGCCGCGCACCCTGACCACGGAGGCACTGCTCGGCCGCGCCGACGCGCAGGACATCCTCATACCGGACGACGTGGCCTACCATCGGGCCATGCGCTATCGCGCCGTCCCGTTGAAGGCACTGTTGACGGGCGTAGCGCCGGACGCGCACCTGCAGTTCGTCGCTCTGGATGGTTTCTCGGCGGAGATACCGGCCTCGCTGGTCTTCGAGGGCCACGGCGCGGAAGCCTGGCTGGCAATCGAGCCGCCAGGCAAGCCCTGGCCGCCGCTGGCCAAAGGCAAACCGACTGCCGGGCCGTTCTATGTCGTGTGGCAGCGTCCTGCCGACGGCCATGTCGGCCCGGAACAATGGCCGTACCAGGTGGCGTCCATCCAGGTGCGCGCCGACCCCGCCGCGCGCTTTCCTGCCATGCGGCCTGCGCCCGACCTGCCGGCCAATGCGCCGGCACGGCGCGGCTTCGCGGTATTCCAGCGCAACTGCATCACCTGCCACACCCTCAATGGTCAGGGTGACGCGAAGCTGGGGCCGGATCTCAACATCCCGCACAGCCCGACCGAATATCTGCGCACGGACATGCTCCGCACGCTCATCCGCAATCCCCAGGATCTGCGCCATTGGCCGCTGGCGAAAATGCCCGGCTTCGACCGCGCTACGCTGTCGGATGCGGATCTCGACGACCTTATCGCGTACCTGACGCACATGGCGGGACGGAAGGCGGCACCGGCTCCTGCAACCCCACCCAAGCCCTGA
- a CDS encoding thioredoxin family protein, with translation MADTSVPEFFQRFPMQRIVDQALDADLAMDDNRIVILFLWGRDCPNCDIAKRQMLLTPERFAWPEVRWLHDNVYDDPTMATRFGLHGIPAFFLFHRGRKLGRITSWPGTEPFVDAVARQIAATGASA, from the coding sequence ATGGCCGATACCAGCGTGCCCGAGTTCTTCCAGCGCTTCCCGATGCAACGCATCGTGGACCAGGCGCTCGATGCCGATCTTGCGATGGACGACAACCGCATCGTCATCCTGTTCCTGTGGGGGCGCGATTGCCCGAATTGTGACATCGCGAAACGGCAGATGCTGCTCACGCCGGAACGCTTCGCCTGGCCGGAAGTGCGCTGGCTGCACGACAACGTCTACGACGATCCCACCATGGCGACGCGCTTCGGCCTGCATGGCATTCCTGCGTTTTTTCTGTTCCACCGCGGCAGGAAGCTTGGTCGCATCACCTCATGGCCGGGTACCGAACCCTTCGTCGACGCTGTGGCTCGCCAGATCGCCGCCACCGGCGCCAGCGCATGA
- the pncB gene encoding nicotinate phosphoribosyltransferase — protein MIIRSLLDTDLYKFTMMQVVLHQYPAAQVEYRFRCRTPGIDLVPLIDSIRDELAALCSLRFTEEELAYLGSLRFIHSDFVDFLGLFQLNAKYVSIEPSATAPGEIEIVISGPWLHTIMFEVPLLAIVNELYFRANHPGASLDEGRARLRAKIAMLRDTPGYEQVRIADYGTRRRFSQAWHGEVLSVLKDELGPQLAGTSNVWFAMRNGLVPIGSMAHEYLQAFQSLGPRLRDSQTAALEAWAREYRGDLGIALSDVYGLDAFLRDFDMYFCKLFDGARHDSGDPIRWGDRVLAHYENNRVDPRTKTLVFSDSLDIPRVMELYRHFAGRCLLSFGVGTNLTNDVGPQALNIVIKMTRCNGQPVAKLSDSPGKSMGVEDPDYMAYLRRVFELPPP, from the coding sequence ATGATCATCCGCTCGCTGCTCGATACCGACCTGTACAAGTTCACGATGATGCAGGTCGTGCTGCATCAGTATCCCGCCGCACAGGTGGAATACCGCTTCCGCTGCCGCACGCCTGGCATCGATCTCGTGCCGCTCATCGATTCGATCCGCGACGAGCTGGCCGCGTTGTGTAGCCTCCGTTTCACCGAGGAGGAACTGGCGTATCTGGGTAGCCTGCGTTTCATCCACAGCGATTTCGTGGATTTTCTCGGCCTGTTCCAGCTCAACGCGAAGTACGTGAGCATCGAGCCCTCAGCGACGGCGCCCGGCGAGATCGAGATCGTGATCTCCGGGCCGTGGCTGCACACGATCATGTTCGAGGTGCCACTGCTCGCGATCGTCAACGAGCTGTATTTCCGCGCCAACCATCCCGGCGCGTCGCTCGACGAGGGCAGGGCGCGGCTGCGCGCGAAGATCGCGATGCTTCGCGACACGCCCGGGTACGAACAGGTACGCATCGCCGACTACGGCACGCGTCGCCGCTTCTCCCAGGCATGGCATGGCGAAGTGCTGTCGGTATTGAAAGACGAGCTAGGGCCCCAACTGGCGGGCACCAGCAACGTGTGGTTTGCCATGCGCAACGGTCTCGTGCCTATCGGCAGCATGGCGCATGAATACCTGCAGGCCTTCCAGTCGCTGGGGCCGCGCCTGCGCGATTCGCAGACCGCCGCTTTGGAAGCGTGGGCGCGCGAATACCGTGGCGATCTCGGCATCGCCTTGTCGGATGTCTACGGCCTGGATGCGTTCCTGCGCGATTTCGACATGTATTTCTGCAAGCTGTTCGACGGTGCGCGCCACGACTCCGGCGATCCGATCCGCTGGGGCGACCGTGTGCTCGCGCACTACGAGAACAACCGCGTCGATCCGCGCACGAAGACGCTGGTGTTCAGCGACAGTCTCGACATCCCGCGCGTAATGGAGCTCTACCGACACTTCGCCGGACGCTGCCTGCTTTCGTTCGGCGTGGGAACCAACCTCACCAACGACGTGGGGCCGCAAGCGTTGAACATCGTCATCAAGATGACCCGCTGCAACGGCCAGCCCGTGGCGAAGCTGTCCGACTCGCCAGGCAAGAGCATGGGCGTCGAAGACCCCGACTACATGGCCTACCTGCGGCGGGTGTTCGAACTGCCGCCGCCGTGA
- a CDS encoding MetQ/NlpA family ABC transporter substrate-binding protein, whose product MKKYLLPFAAALAMLVAGCSNGGGDKDGGAASAKLTVAATPVPHAEILKEIKPLLAKQGVDLEIRVFTDYVQPNMQVAQKQLDVNFFQTEPYLDAFNRERGTNLVKVVGVHIEPFGAYSRKYTSIDQLPDGADVVIPNDPSNNSRALLLLARHGLITLKHPDDRLATLKDVVANPKKLKFRELEAAMLPRVLGEVDLALINTNYALAAKLNPVKDALLIEDKDSPYVNFLVARPDNKDDPRVQKLAAALTSPEVKAFIEKTYGGAVLPAF is encoded by the coding sequence ATGAAGAAGTACCTGCTTCCCTTCGCCGCCGCCCTCGCCATGCTCGTGGCGGGCTGTTCGAACGGTGGTGGCGACAAGGACGGCGGTGCTGCCAGCGCCAAGCTGACCGTCGCCGCTACGCCGGTGCCTCATGCGGAAATCCTCAAGGAGATCAAGCCATTGCTGGCGAAGCAAGGCGTCGATCTTGAGATCCGCGTGTTCACGGACTATGTGCAGCCGAACATGCAGGTCGCGCAGAAACAACTGGACGTCAACTTCTTCCAGACCGAGCCCTACCTCGACGCCTTCAACCGCGAGCGCGGCACCAATCTGGTGAAGGTCGTCGGCGTGCACATCGAACCGTTCGGTGCCTACTCGCGCAAGTACACGTCCATCGATCAGCTTCCCGATGGCGCCGACGTGGTGATCCCGAACGATCCGAGCAACAACAGTCGCGCCCTGCTGCTTCTGGCCCGGCACGGCCTCATCACGCTCAAGCATCCCGACGATCGCCTCGCCACGTTGAAGGACGTCGTGGCGAATCCGAAGAAGCTCAAGTTCCGCGAACTCGAAGCCGCCATGTTGCCGCGCGTGCTCGGTGAGGTCGATCTCGCCCTCATCAACACCAACTACGCGCTGGCCGCCAAGCTCAATCCGGTGAAGGATGCCCTGCTGATAGAAGACAAGGATTCACCGTACGTGAACTTCCTCGTCGCGCGCCCCGACAACAAGGACGACCCGCGCGTGCAGAAACTCGCGGCCGCGCTGACCTCGCCGGAGGTGAAGGCGTTCATCGAGAAGACCTACGGCGGCGCGGTACTGCCCGCGTTCTGA
- a CDS encoding methionine ABC transporter permease codes for MSPMQNLFPNIDWAEIAQACVDTLLMLGGSLLFTLVLGLPLGVWLFLTARGQLHARPKLYAALSLVVNVLRSIPFIILMILLIPLTQAITGVSIGIRGAIVPLVIGAAPFFARLVETALREVDRGVIEASQAMGATTAQIVTRVLLPEARAGLIASTTVTAVALVGYTAMGGIVGAGGLGALAYQYGYNGYKPDYMLVTVALLVVLVQVLQSIGDRLVTRYSRR; via the coding sequence ATGAGTCCCATGCAGAATTTGTTTCCCAACATCGACTGGGCGGAAATCGCGCAGGCATGCGTCGACACGCTGCTGATGCTCGGCGGTTCGCTGCTCTTTACCCTCGTGCTCGGCCTTCCGCTCGGCGTGTGGCTGTTCCTTACCGCGCGCGGTCAACTGCATGCGCGACCGAAGCTCTACGCAGCGTTGTCACTGGTGGTTAACGTGCTCCGCTCCATTCCGTTTATCATCCTCATGATTCTGCTGATTCCGCTGACGCAGGCGATCACAGGCGTCAGCATCGGCATCCGTGGCGCCATCGTGCCGCTGGTGATCGGCGCCGCACCGTTCTTTGCCCGTCTCGTCGAGACGGCGTTGCGCGAGGTCGATCGCGGTGTCATCGAAGCAAGCCAGGCCATGGGTGCCACCACAGCGCAGATCGTCACGCGCGTGCTGCTCCCCGAGGCGCGCGCCGGCCTTATCGCGAGCACCACCGTCACGGCAGTCGCCCTAGTCGGCTACACGGCCATGGGCGGCATCGTGGGCGCAGGCGGTCTCGGCGCCCTCGCCTATCAATATGGTTACAACGGATACAAACCCGATTACATGCTGGTGACCGTCGCCCTGCTGGTAGTACTGGTGCAGGTGTTGCAGTCCATTGGCGACCGTCTGGTGACGCGCTACAGCCGTCGCTGA
- a CDS encoding methionine ABC transporter ATP-binding protein, translating into MIRFSAASKSYRVNGSTVPALHPVDLTIEAGEVFGIIGHSGAGKSTLLRLINLLERPTAGRVFVDGRDVTDAQGAELRRLRAGIGMIFQHFNLLSSRSVADNVAFPLRLQGGMAESAVAERVAELLGLVGLSAHADKYPAQLSGGQKQRVGIARALATRPSILLCDEATSALDPQTTASVLELLADINRRLGLTIVLITHEMDVIRRVCDRVAVLDAGHVVEMGSVADVFLHPHHPTTRRFVAEADHREGRGPEFPGVSGRLFRLSFRGDATYSPLLSRVVRDTGVEYNLLSGRVDRIKDEPYGQLTLAMHGERLDDALAQIRAAGVDIEEVNR; encoded by the coding sequence GTGATTCGTTTCTCCGCCGCCTCCAAGTCCTATCGCGTGAACGGGTCTACCGTTCCCGCGCTGCATCCGGTCGATCTCACGATCGAGGCGGGCGAGGTGTTCGGCATCATCGGTCATTCCGGTGCAGGCAAATCCACGCTGCTGCGGCTCATCAATCTCCTCGAACGCCCGACCGCGGGCCGCGTGTTCGTCGACGGACGTGACGTGACCGATGCGCAAGGCGCCGAGCTGCGCCGTCTGCGCGCCGGCATCGGCATGATCTTCCAGCACTTCAACCTGCTGTCGTCGCGCAGCGTCGCCGACAACGTGGCTTTCCCGCTGCGTCTGCAAGGCGGTATGGCCGAGTCTGCCGTGGCCGAACGCGTCGCCGAGTTGCTGGGCCTGGTCGGCTTGTCGGCGCATGCGGATAAATATCCCGCGCAGCTTTCGGGCGGCCAGAAGCAGCGCGTCGGTATCGCGCGTGCGCTCGCCACGCGGCCGTCCATCCTGCTCTGCGACGAAGCCACCAGCGCGCTCGATCCGCAGACCACGGCTTCGGTGCTGGAACTGCTGGCCGACATCAACCGTCGCCTCGGCCTCACCATCGTGCTCATCACGCACGAGATGGACGTGATCCGCCGTGTCTGCGATCGCGTGGCCGTGCTCGATGCCGGACATGTCGTGGAGATGGGCTCGGTCGCCGACGTCTTCCTGCATCCGCACCATCCGACGACGCGTCGCTTCGTGGCCGAAGCCGACCATCGCGAAGGCCGCGGCCCGGAATTCCCCGGCGTCTCAGGGCGGTTGTTCCGCCTGTCGTTCCGCGGTGACGCCACGTATTCGCCGCTGCTGTCGCGCGTGGTCCGCGACACGGGCGTCGAATACAACCTGCTGTCGGGCCGCGTGGATCGCATCAAGGACGAGCCCTACGGACAGCTGACCCTCGCCATGCACGGCGAACGCCTGGACGACGCATTGGCGCAGATCCGCGCAGCCGGCGTCGACATCGAGGAAGTGAACCGATGA
- a CDS encoding glutathione peroxidase, which translates to MSSIYDFSARDIDGKERSLAEFRGKALLVVNVASKCGFTPQYKGLEELYRTWHDRGFEVLGFPCDQFGHQEPGDEDEIRRFCSLTYEVSFPMFAKVDVNGEHAHPLYRWLKAEKKGLLGTEAIKWNFTKFLVDREGQVVDRYAPTDTPEKIGKDLPAVLG; encoded by the coding sequence ATGTCCAGCATCTACGATTTTTCAGCGCGCGATATCGACGGCAAGGAGCGCTCGCTCGCCGAGTTTCGTGGCAAGGCGTTGCTGGTGGTGAATGTGGCCTCCAAGTGCGGATTCACGCCGCAGTACAAGGGGCTGGAAGAGCTCTACCGCACGTGGCACGACCGCGGCTTCGAGGTGCTGGGCTTTCCCTGCGACCAGTTCGGTCACCAGGAGCCTGGCGACGAGGACGAGATTCGCCGGTTCTGCTCGTTGACCTACGAGGTGAGCTTCCCGATGTTCGCCAAGGTCGACGTCAACGGCGAGCATGCGCATCCGCTGTATCGCTGGCTCAAGGCAGAGAAGAAAGGCTTGCTCGGCACCGAGGCGATCAAGTGGAACTTCACCAAGTTCCTCGTCGATCGCGAAGGTCAGGTCGTGGATCGCTACGCGCCCACCGACACGCCGGAAAAGATCGGCAAGGATCTCCCGGCGGTCCTGGGCTGA
- a CDS encoding enoyl-CoA hydratase-related protein, whose protein sequence is MSAVETIRRDAVVHLVMNRPEVHNAFDDGLIADLTAALVAVDADESVRAVVLTGAGASFSAGADMRWMRGMAHASEAENIEDSLRLAALMRTLQFLSKPTIARVNGAAFGGGVGLVACCDIAIAAEGAKFALSEVKLGLVPAVISPYVVAAVGLRQARRLFLTGEVFDAAAALGMGLVHETVATDALDDAVDRVLDLLAKGGPVAQREAKRLALSTGGMAPETMEHTDATNAALIARLRVSPEGQDGLSAFLAKSRPSWLP, encoded by the coding sequence ATGTCCGCTGTCGAAACGATCCGCCGGGATGCCGTCGTCCATCTGGTCATGAACCGTCCGGAGGTTCACAACGCCTTCGACGACGGCTTGATCGCCGACCTCACCGCGGCACTCGTGGCGGTGGATGCCGATGAAAGCGTACGGGCCGTAGTGCTTACCGGCGCGGGCGCGAGCTTTTCCGCGGGCGCCGACATGCGCTGGATGCGCGGCATGGCGCACGCCAGCGAAGCCGAGAACATCGAGGACTCGCTGCGCCTCGCGGCGCTGATGCGCACCCTGCAGTTTCTGTCGAAGCCCACCATCGCCCGCGTCAACGGCGCAGCGTTCGGCGGTGGCGTGGGCCTGGTAGCCTGCTGCGACATCGCCATCGCGGCCGAAGGAGCGAAGTTTGCGCTGTCGGAAGTGAAACTGGGCCTGGTGCCGGCGGTGATCTCGCCCTACGTCGTGGCGGCGGTGGGCCTGCGTCAGGCGCGCCGCCTGTTCCTCACTGGCGAGGTCTTCGACGCCGCCGCCGCGCTTGGCATGGGCCTCGTGCACGAGACCGTGGCGACCGATGCCCTCGACGACGCCGTGGACCGCGTACTGGATCTGCTCGCCAAGGGCGGCCCGGTGGCTCAGCGCGAAGCGAAGCGCCTCGCACTCTCCACGGGCGGCATGGCGCCGGAGACCATGGAGCACACGGATGCGACCAACGCCGCGCTCATCGCCCGCCTGCGCGTCTCGCCGGAGGGCCAGGACGGCCTCTCCGCCTTCCTGGCGAAGTCGCGACCATCCTGGTTGCCTTGA
- a CDS encoding FeoA family protein, with product MRLSDAPKGANAVVQSVTDAHPSDPIAQRLRDLGFVAGEPVRLVARGPLGGDPLLIQIGSTRFALRKAEAARVDVSVGDAA from the coding sequence GTGCGCCTCTCAGACGCGCCGAAAGGTGCCAACGCCGTGGTCCAGTCCGTTACCGATGCCCATCCTTCCGATCCGATCGCCCAGCGACTGCGCGATCTGGGTTTCGTTGCGGGTGAGCCGGTGCGCCTGGTGGCTCGCGGCCCGCTCGGGGGCGATCCGCTGCTGATCCAGATCGGTTCCACACGTTTCGCACTGCGCAAGGCGGAGGCGGCGCGCGTCGACGTATCCGTAGGAGACGCCGCATGA
- the feoB gene encoding ferrous iron transport protein B, with the protein MSATAMRIALVGNPNCGKTALFNQLTGGRQKVANYAGVTVERKEGRFVAPSGRTLHVLDLPGAYSFEATSPDEAITRDVCYGRYPGEAAPDLIVCVADATNLRLHLRFVLEVRRLGRPVVLALNMMDAARRRGIVIDVDALSRRLGVPVVETIAVKRGGAQALIERIDASVPKVTPAPIDEATVEQLHAEVRSILADTVTLPRDTVALDDAIDRWVLHPVFGLAILATLMFLVFQAVFSWAQPVMDAIQAGIAALGTTVTGFLPEGSALHSLLNDGLFAGLGAVLVFLPQILILFLFILVLEESGYLPRAAFLLDRMMFRVGLTGRAFIPLLSSFACAIPGIMATRSIQDPRDRLTTILVAPLMTCSARLPVYTLLIAAFIPSRTVAGVFNLQGIVLFTLYFAGIFSALGVAFVIKRLRKDKSEHALIMELPSYRLPNVRDIALGLWERAVIFLKRVGGIILALTVLLWFLSSFPGPPEGATQPAIDYSIAGRLGRLLEYVFAPIGFNWQICIALVPGLAAREVAVAALGTVYAMSGSDDALASQLGPVISHQWSLATALSLLAWYVFAPQCMSTLAVIRRETNSWRNVAVAAGYLFGLAYLASLATYQIARALT; encoded by the coding sequence ATGAGCGCCACAGCGATGCGCATCGCCCTGGTGGGCAACCCGAACTGCGGCAAGACGGCGCTATTCAACCAGCTCACCGGCGGGCGGCAGAAGGTCGCCAATTACGCGGGTGTCACGGTCGAGCGCAAGGAAGGCCGCTTCGTGGCCCCCTCCGGACGCACGCTGCATGTGCTCGATCTGCCGGGCGCGTACAGCTTCGAAGCGACGAGTCCCGACGAAGCGATCACCCGCGACGTCTGCTATGGCCGTTACCCGGGCGAAGCCGCACCGGACCTCATCGTCTGCGTGGCGGATGCGACGAATCTCCGTCTGCACCTGCGTTTCGTGCTCGAAGTGCGCCGCCTGGGTCGCCCGGTGGTGCTTGCGCTCAACATGATGGATGCCGCGCGCCGTCGTGGCATCGTCATCGACGTCGACGCTTTGTCGCGCCGTCTCGGCGTGCCGGTGGTCGAGACAATCGCGGTCAAGCGCGGCGGCGCGCAGGCGCTGATCGAACGCATCGACGCCAGTGTGCCCAAGGTCACGCCCGCGCCAATCGACGAGGCCACCGTCGAACAACTGCATGCCGAGGTGCGTTCGATCCTGGCCGACACGGTGACGCTGCCGCGCGACACGGTTGCGCTCGACGACGCCATCGATCGCTGGGTGCTGCATCCCGTCTTCGGCCTGGCGATTCTCGCTACGCTGATGTTCCTCGTCTTCCAGGCGGTGTTCTCCTGGGCCCAGCCCGTGATGGACGCCATCCAGGCAGGCATTGCCGCACTGGGCACCACGGTCACCGGGTTCCTTCCGGAAGGCAGCGCCTTGCACAGTCTGCTCAACGACGGCCTGTTCGCGGGCCTGGGCGCGGTGCTCGTGTTCCTGCCGCAGATTCTCATCCTGTTCCTCTTCATCCTCGTGCTCGAGGAGTCGGGTTATCTGCCGCGCGCCGCCTTCCTGCTCGATCGCATGATGTTCCGCGTGGGCCTGACGGGCAGGGCGTTCATTCCGCTGCTGTCGAGCTTCGCCTGCGCCATTCCCGGCATCATGGCCACGCGCAGCATCCAGGACCCGCGCGACCGTCTCACCACGATCCTGGTCGCGCCGCTGATGACCTGTTCGGCGCGCCTGCCGGTCTATACCTTGCTGATCGCCGCATTCATTCCCAGTCGCACCGTGGCTGGCGTGTTCAACCTGCAGGGCATCGTGCTGTTCACGCTGTACTTCGCGGGCATTTTCAGTGCGCTGGGCGTGGCGTTCGTCATCAAACGGCTGCGCAAGGACAAGAGCGAGCACGCGCTCATCATGGAGCTGCCGTCGTATCGTCTGCCCAACGTGCGCGACATCGCGCTCGGGCTGTGGGAACGCGCCGTGATCTTCCTGAAGCGCGTGGGCGGCATCATCCTCGCGCTCACCGTGCTGCTGTGGTTCCTTTCCAGTTTTCCTGGGCCGCCGGAAGGCGCGACGCAGCCCGCCATCGACTACAGCATCGCCGGACGCCTCGGTCGGCTGCTGGAGTACGTGTTCGCGCCGATCGGCTTCAACTGGCAGATCTGCATCGCGCTCGTGCCGGGTCTGGCCGCGCGCGAAGTCGCCGTCGCGGCGCTCGGAACGGTGTATGCCATGTCCGGCAGCGACGATGCGCTGGCATCGCAGCTGGGTCCGGTGATCTCGCATCAGTGGTCGCTGGCTACGGCGCTGTCGTTGCTCGCCTGGTACGTGTTCGCGCCGCAGTGCATGTCCACGCTGGCGGTGATCCGCCGCGAAACGAACTCCTGGCGTAACGTGGCCGTCGCGGCCGGGTATCTCTTCGGCCTGGCGTACCTCGCCTCGCTGGCCACTTATCAGATCGCGAGGGCGCTGACATGA
- a CDS encoding DUF6587 family protein: protein MTTFEWVQGVVIGVVVAASAWMAFRKLLPKTSTRVLAHVSASLNRDGRAPSLRSLGRRLQPAAATGSCGDGCGSCNSCGPAVAPTEAQPLQFKPRRPS from the coding sequence ATGACCACGTTCGAGTGGGTCCAGGGCGTGGTCATCGGCGTGGTCGTTGCGGCGAGCGCCTGGATGGCCTTCCGCAAGCTGCTGCCGAAGACCTCGACGCGTGTGCTGGCGCATGTGTCCGCCAGTCTCAATCGCGACGGACGCGCGCCGTCGCTGCGTTCCCTCGGTCGACGTCTGCAACCGGCTGCGGCGACGGGAAGCTGCGGCGATGGCTGCGGTTCGTGCAACAGCTGCGGCCCTGCCGTCGCGCCGACGGAAGCTCAGCCGCTGCAGTTCAAGCCACGCCGGCCGTCCTAG